A single genomic interval of Cupriavidus necator N-1 harbors:
- a CDS encoding DUF6431 domain-containing protein, with amino-acid sequence MHRIVFAFLTLEQHLLAIRCTPQSYRPDACAHCGCGCLWGHGCYHRKADRSGDAELNPVPIPRFRCPSCRRTCSRLPLAICPRRWYGWALQQQVLLLLIAGASLRRTAAIFALGYHTVRRWWRWLNTSQTFAFHLRSRFADLGRCANSVEFWLTCFGQMPLCQAMAWIDHDGLTVP; translated from the coding sequence ATGCATCGCATTGTATTTGCGTTTCTCACGCTCGAACAACATCTTCTCGCTATCCGTTGCACGCCGCAGTCGTACCGGCCCGATGCTTGCGCACATTGCGGCTGTGGCTGCCTGTGGGGCCACGGCTGCTATCACCGCAAGGCTGACCGCAGCGGCGACGCCGAACTCAATCCCGTGCCGATACCGCGTTTTCGGTGTCCATCCTGTCGTCGAACCTGTTCGCGCCTGCCGCTGGCCATCTGCCCCCGCCGTTGGTACGGCTGGGCGCTGCAGCAGCAGGTGCTTTTACTGCTGATCGCCGGTGCGTCGCTGCGCCGTACGGCGGCCATTTTCGCGCTGGGCTATCACACGGTGCGCCGCTGGTGGCGATGGCTCAATACCAGCCAGACCTTCGCATTCCATTTGCGCAGTCGCTTTGCCGACCTCGGTCGCTGTGCTAATTCCGTTGAGTTCTGGCTAACCTGTTTCGGGCAAATGCCATTGTGCCAAGCGATGGCCTGGATCGATCACGACGGCCTGACTGTCCCATGA